A stretch of the Bartonella henselae str. Houston-1 genome encodes the following:
- a CDS encoding exodeoxyribonuclease VII small subunit, with translation MKQEIQKGDVATLSFEQALKQLEVIVENLERGDVPLEQSIDIYERGEALKKHCEKLLKAAEAKVEKIQLSEGGTPEGVEPLDSE, from the coding sequence ATGAAACAAGAAATACAAAAGGGAGATGTTGCTACATTAAGTTTTGAGCAGGCGCTTAAGCAGCTTGAAGTGATTGTTGAAAATTTGGAACGTGGGGACGTACCTTTAGAACAATCAATTGACATTTATGAACGTGGTGAAGCTCTTAAAAAACATTGCGAGAAACTCTTGAAAGCTGCAGAAGCTAAAGTTGAGAAGATTCAACTTTCAGAGGGAGGTACTCCAGAAGGTGTAGAACCACTTGATTCTGAATAA
- the dxs gene encoding 1-deoxy-D-xylulose-5-phosphate synthase, whose translation MSRTLTPLLDRVCEPQDLRAFPESDLARLADELRAETIDVVSVTGGHLGAGLGVIELTVALHYVFNTPEDRIIWDVGHQAYPHKILTGRREKIRTLRQEGGLSGFTKRSESVYDPFGAGHSSTSISAGLGMAVASALKAEKRRNIVAVIGDGAMSAGMAYEAMNNAGALNARLIVVLNDNDMSIAPPTGAMSAHLARLVSRPAYRSLRERVKVLGEKLPKFFLDKARRSEEFARGFLVGGTLFEELGFYYVGPIDGHNLKHLLPVLKNVREYPTGPVLIHVVTHKGKGYAPAEASLDKYHGVNRFDIITGKQVKASSNVLPYTKVFSKALREEASYDDKIVAITAAMPTGTGLDFFAEKFPERMFDVGIAEQHAVTFAAGMACEGYKPFVAIYSTFLQRAYDQIIHDVSIQKLPVRFAIDRAGFVGADGATHAGSFDIVFLTTLPEFVVMAPSDEVELMHMVRTAAAYDQGPISFRYPRGEGIGMDLPQRGEILEIGKGRILHEGNRIALVCFGTRISEVLVAADELSAEGLSTTVADARFAKPLDKDLMRRLAREHEVLVTIEEGAIGGFGAHLLQFLAQEGLLEHGLKVRTLKLPDEYLNHGSQEKVLSRIGLDAVGIVNTVFSALGRKIRTVQRVRV comes from the coding sequence TTGTCTCGGACATTGACGCCATTACTTGATCGTGTTTGTGAACCACAAGATTTGCGGGCATTTCCTGAATCTGATTTGGCACGGTTAGCTGATGAGTTGCGTGCAGAAACAATTGATGTGGTTTCCGTAACAGGTGGTCATCTTGGTGCAGGACTTGGTGTTATTGAGCTTACAGTTGCATTGCATTATGTTTTTAATACCCCTGAGGATAGGATTATTTGGGATGTTGGTCATCAAGCTTATCCGCATAAAATTTTAACGGGACGTAGAGAGAAAATTCGCACATTGCGTCAAGAGGGGGGATTGTCAGGTTTTACAAAGCGTTCAGAAAGTGTATATGATCCATTTGGTGCAGGGCATTCTTCTACTTCTATTTCAGCAGGTCTTGGTATGGCGGTGGCAAGTGCTTTAAAAGCAGAGAAAAGACGCAATATTGTTGCTGTGATTGGTGATGGCGCTATGTCTGCTGGTATGGCCTATGAAGCGATGAATAACGCTGGTGCTTTAAATGCACGCTTGATTGTTGTTCTTAATGATAATGATATGTCTATTGCACCACCTACAGGTGCTATGAGTGCTCATCTTGCACGATTAGTTTCTCGTCCCGCTTACCGTAGTTTGCGTGAACGGGTAAAGGTGCTAGGTGAAAAATTGCCCAAGTTCTTTTTAGACAAAGCACGTCGTTCAGAGGAATTTGCGCGTGGTTTTTTGGTTGGAGGAACTTTATTTGAAGAGCTTGGCTTTTACTATGTTGGACCAATAGATGGTCACAATTTAAAGCATTTATTGCCTGTTTTAAAGAATGTTCGTGAATATCCTACAGGTCCTGTTTTGATACATGTAGTCACGCATAAGGGTAAGGGATATGCACCTGCGGAAGCATCATTGGATAAATATCATGGTGTTAATCGTTTTGATATTATAACAGGTAAACAGGTTAAAGCATCAAGCAATGTTCTTCCCTATACTAAAGTATTTTCTAAAGCTTTAAGAGAAGAAGCCAGTTATGATGATAAGATTGTTGCTATAACAGCGGCAATGCCAACTGGAACGGGTCTTGATTTTTTCGCTGAAAAATTTCCTGAGAGAATGTTTGATGTTGGTATCGCTGAGCAGCATGCAGTAACTTTTGCTGCTGGAATGGCCTGTGAAGGCTATAAACCTTTTGTCGCGATTTATTCTACTTTTTTACAGCGCGCTTATGATCAGATTATCCACGATGTATCGATTCAAAAGTTGCCTGTGCGTTTTGCGATTGATCGAGCTGGCTTTGTAGGTGCAGATGGTGCGACGCATGCTGGCAGTTTTGATATTGTTTTTTTGACTACTCTTCCTGAATTTGTTGTCATGGCGCCTTCTGATGAGGTGGAACTGATGCATATGGTACGTACCGCTGCAGCTTATGATCAGGGGCCAATTTCTTTTCGTTATCCGCGTGGTGAAGGCATTGGCATGGATTTACCGCAGCGCGGTGAGATATTAGAGATTGGCAAAGGACGTATTCTGCATGAGGGAAACAGGATAGCTTTGGTTTGTTTTGGAACGCGGATATCAGAAGTGTTGGTGGCTGCTGATGAGTTGAGTGCTGAAGGATTGTCTACGACTGTTGCAGATGCACGGTTTGCGAAGCCCTTAGATAAAGATTTGATGCGTCGTTTAGCACGTGAGCATGAAGTATTAGTGACAATTGAAGAAGGTGCAATAGGCGGGTTTGGAGCGCACTTATTACAGTTTTTGGCACAAGAAGGGCTTTTAGAACATGGTTTGAAAGTTCGCACATTAAAACTTCCTGATGAATATTTGAATCATGGTTCACAAGAGAAAGTTCTTTCGCGTATAGGACTTGATGCTGTTGGTATTGTTAATACGGTTTTTTCTGCTTTAGGACGCAAGATTCGGACAGTGCAGAGAGTTCGAGTATGA
- a CDS encoding TlyA family RNA methyltransferase, giving the protein MAVRKRLDILLVEKNFFTTRSRARDAIVRQTVKVNGEIILKAGQIIPDDAEIVVFDPAQNYVSRAALKLMGALDAFPIVTDKVTAIDIGASTGGFTQVLLERGAEHVIAVDVGHNQLDARLFGNSAITLLEGLNVRDLKQEHLGGREIDLIVSDVSFISLKLALPPVLSLAKQGAQAVLLVKPQFEIGREFLSKGGILKDLSRAKQTAEGLFDWLNTQRGWIAKGLLPSSIAGADGNLEYLLFGEKKSE; this is encoded by the coding sequence ATGGCCGTTAGAAAAAGGCTCGATATTCTTTTAGTTGAAAAAAACTTTTTTACGACTCGTTCACGAGCACGTGATGCTATTGTGCGTCAAACGGTTAAGGTGAATGGTGAAATCATTTTAAAAGCTGGGCAAATCATCCCTGATGATGCAGAAATTGTCGTTTTTGATCCAGCACAAAATTATGTTTCACGTGCGGCACTAAAATTGATGGGTGCACTTGATGCATTTCCGATTGTAACGGATAAAGTGACTGCCATTGATATTGGTGCATCGACAGGTGGTTTTACACAAGTTCTCTTAGAGCGCGGAGCAGAGCATGTTATTGCTGTCGATGTTGGTCATAATCAATTGGATGCACGTTTATTTGGCAACAGTGCGATAACCTTATTGGAAGGCTTAAATGTTAGAGATTTAAAACAGGAACATTTAGGTGGACGGGAGATTGATCTCATTGTCTCAGACGTTAGTTTTATTTCTCTCAAACTTGCATTACCTCCTGTTTTGTCTTTAGCAAAGCAGGGAGCACAAGCCGTTTTATTGGTAAAGCCACAATTTGAAATTGGTCGAGAATTTCTTAGTAAAGGGGGGATATTGAAAGATCTATCAAGAGCAAAACAAACTGCTGAGGGACTTTTTGATTGGCTCAATACGCAAAGAGGCTGGATTGCAAAAGGTTTGCTTCCCTCATCCATTGCAGGTGCTGATGGCAATTTAGAATATTTGTTGTTCGGAGAAAAAAAGAGTGAGTAA
- the ribB gene encoding 3,4-dihydroxy-2-butanone-4-phosphate synthase — protein MTYDQKKIVSALRAFERGEIVVVTDDDDRENEGDLIVAAVHCTEEKMAFIIRHTTGIVCAPMPKEEAQRFNLTPMVLDNNSVHRTQFTVTVDFKHGTTTGISAHDRTLAVRNLANSNAGANDFIRPGHIFPLIAHEGGVLMRSGHTEAAVDLCKLAGLPPVGVIGELVNDDGSVKHGDEVTRFAQENQFHIITVADLIAYRQRKEMLIQHVGEMHIETLVGPAVVQSYQLPWEAVQHVAIIFGDIRDGEDIPVRLHRENIVNDVFGQTSDILEIMRRMMKKEKRGVFVYLREGSVGVKSAVSIQALAMRGGESHTQAIEREEEWRQIGLGSQILKHLGISSVILYASKERHYVGLEGFGIRISRTDIL, from the coding sequence ATGACGTATGATCAAAAAAAAATTGTTTCTGCACTTCGCGCTTTTGAACGCGGTGAAATTGTGGTGGTTACAGATGATGATGATCGTGAAAACGAAGGTGATTTGATTGTTGCCGCTGTCCATTGCACAGAAGAAAAGATGGCATTTATCATTCGCCATACAACGGGTATTGTTTGTGCTCCTATGCCAAAAGAAGAAGCGCAACGGTTTAATCTTACTCCTATGGTGTTAGATAATAATTCAGTGCATCGTACCCAATTTACTGTGACTGTTGATTTTAAACATGGAACAACGACAGGGATTTCAGCACACGACCGTACATTAGCGGTGCGTAATCTTGCTAATTCGAATGCTGGTGCGAACGATTTTATCCGTCCAGGACATATTTTCCCATTGATTGCGCATGAAGGGGGAGTTCTCATGCGTTCAGGCCACACGGAGGCAGCTGTTGATTTATGTAAATTGGCGGGTTTGCCACCAGTTGGCGTTATTGGTGAATTGGTCAATGATGACGGTAGCGTGAAACATGGAGATGAAGTTACAAGATTTGCACAAGAGAATCAGTTTCATATCATAACAGTTGCAGATTTGATTGCTTATCGCCAACGTAAGGAAATGTTGATCCAACATGTTGGAGAAATGCATATTGAAACATTAGTAGGACCAGCTGTCGTTCAAAGTTATCAACTTCCTTGGGAAGCTGTTCAACATGTTGCAATCATTTTTGGTGATATCCGTGACGGTGAGGATATTCCTGTGCGCTTGCATCGTGAAAATATTGTGAACGATGTTTTTGGTCAAACTTCAGATATTTTAGAAATCATGCGGCGTATGATGAAAAAAGAAAAACGTGGTGTGTTTGTTTATTTGCGTGAAGGATCTGTTGGTGTAAAATCCGCTGTTAGTATTCAGGCTCTAGCAATGAGGGGGGGAGAAAGCCATACGCAAGCGATTGAACGCGAAGAAGAATGGCGCCAAATTGGTTTAGGATCACAAATTTTAAAGCATTTAGGGATTAGTTCTGTTATCCTTTATGCTTCTAAAGAGCGTCATTATGTAGGTTTGGAAGGTTTTGGAATTCGTATATCCAGAACAGATATCTTGTGA